The following is a genomic window from Microtus pennsylvanicus isolate mMicPen1 chromosome 3, mMicPen1.hap1, whole genome shotgun sequence.
caggcgctgtgtgtgtgtcaggcactgtgtgtgtgtgacaggcgctgtgtgtgacaggagctgtgtgtgacaggagctgtgtgtgacaggcgctgtgtgtgtcaggcgctgtgtgtgacaggcactgtgtgtgacaggcactgtgtgtgtgacaggcgctgtgtgtgtgacaggcactgtgtgtgacaggcactgtgtgtgtcaggcactgtgtgtgacaggcgctgtgtgtgacaggcactgtgtgtgacaggcgctgtgtgtgtcaggcactgtgtgtgacaggcgctgtgtgtgacaggcgctgtgtgacaggcgctgtgtgtgtgtcaggcgcTGTGTGTGTCAGGCgctgtgtgtgacaggcgctgtgtgtgacaggcgctGCGTGTGGAAGGCACAGCGCACATCAGAGGACTGTAGGGTATGACGTCACGCAGGAGGCAGACATGTGGCTGCAGTGTCTTCATGGCATAAAGAACTTACTTTATTACTAGGAGGATGGATCGTGGGCCGATGTGATCTGAGCCACAGTTTAAAATAAGATTTGTTGtactattttatgtgcatgtgtgtgggcctgaacgtgtgtatgtgcactgcatgcttgcaggtgcctacagaggccagaagggagcattGGACAGCCCAGAACTGAAGTTACGGGCGGTTGTGAGCCACGTGATGTGGGCGTAGGGAAATGAGCCTaagtcctctgtgagaacagttCACTCTTATCTGCTGAGACATCCCTCCTGCCCCATGAGCACTGGTGACTATGGAGCTCCTGAGCAGTAGAGGAACCCCTGAACTATGGAAGTGGTGGTTCAGGGGTGAGCAGAGGTCAAGACCCCACAGAGCTGATAGAGTCTGCAGCTTGGATGTTGGGGATGGGGGACTCCAGAATCCTGACTAAAACCTAGCCTTGAGCAACGGTCAGGTGACAGGCCTTCCACCAAGATGGGCTGGAAGCGGCCTCTGGAGTGACACACCTCGGGACAGATGAACATCTGGGCAAGGAGACTGAGTCAAAGACACAGGCTTGGGTCATCCACAGACTGTTTAGAAGAGCTAGGGTCTGAAGGAGACAGAACTCAGGACTAGACAATTCAAGCTGCAGCTATGAAAGACCGAGTCCGCCCTTCCACAGTTTGGAGCTTTGTCAGAGTGCAGGCATGTGACTCTCAGAGTTTGGCACACCACACACCATCCGTCTGTGCAGAGCGACGTGTCTGTCCCCACATTCCTGCGGTCCCCTCCTCCCGTCTTTTCTGCAGGTACGTGTATGACCACATTGGTGGCAATCATTCGGCCGTGATCCCGGAGCTGGCTGCCTCTGTGGCCACGTTCGTCGTCACCACTCTGTGGCTTGGGCCTTGTGACATCGTCTACCTGTGGTCTGTCCTTAATTGCTTCGGCCTCAATTTTGAGCTCTGGGTGCAGAAGCTGGCAGAGTGTGGGCCGCTGGCACAAATCGAGGTAGGTGGGAAGATCCAGGGCTGGGATTGGCTGGAATCAGCTAGGTCACAGGAGGGGGTGGCACTGCTGCTTTCTGGGGTCACCAGGCACGCTTGGTCCCTGGCCCAGGAGGTTCTCCCCAAACCTGGGTCTCCCTAGCTTCTGAGGGGCAAGGCCTGGCTGATTATTcagctgctcttcttcctctgggcTGGAGTGACGCAGACTGACCGTGTCCCTCTCTCCTGGCCCTCTTGTCGACACATTCTTGGATGGCAGGCCCGGCTATCGGAGCAGATGTCTCGGAGGGTCCGGGCCCTCTGCGGGGCTGTAAACTTCTGGGCTATCATCATGTACAATCTTGTGAGTCTCAAcagccttgagttcacagagCTGGTTGCCCGACGCCTGCTACTCACAGGTatggggctgggggagggtggCGGATATAGGATGTGCCAACCTCACATGAGGACAGGGACCTCCGAGCTACCCACGCACACGCAGCAGCCTAGCATGGCTCCTCCTCCAACAGGCTTCCCCCAGACCACGCTGGCCATCTTGTTTGTCACCTACTGTGGTGTCCAGCTGGTGAAGGAGCGTGAGCGGACCCTAGCgttggaggaagaggagcaggggaAGGACAAAGAGAAGCTGGAGTAGACGCTGGGTTCCGCTCAGCTGCTTCTGGGCCCCAGGCCCAGGCCATGAGGCCTGACTGACAGAATAAAAGACTTTTCTATCATAGTGTTCTACTGGCTTCTTATCCACTCTGGGTAGGGAGTTGATGGTTCCAGGCTTTGGGGGAATGATGGGGTGTCCTGTGAGAGCAGGGATAGCCACATCGACAGCCCAGCATTGGTATAGTCCAGCCCTGTGGACACTGACTCTGTGGTAGCTGAGTGCACTCGTGGCTTACATGCTCAGCAGACAGTTCATTGATTGTCCCCGAGCTTCCTGGTGGAGGTCTGTGTTAGCACCAGGAGGTGCCATTGACCAAGATGCTCCCACCTGACGGGCATGGAGATGAAACGGGCACACACAGCCAACCCGGACAGACCCAGAACACAGCCTGGGATGCCTGCCTGGCTTTGCAGTCCTTGAGGAGACAAACAGGGAGAAATGCCTCCAATCCCTTTCTTGACCCGAGTAGCCTGTCTGGCTCATACTGCCCTCTCCCAGGTCCTTTCTGGATCCCGCAAGGCGTTTGTTGTGAGGCCAAAGGACAGGAAGGAGGCTCAGTTAGGGCCCTGCCCTGGTCACATCTTGGTCAGGCGAAGCACATTGAGGCGAACGGGGAGGAAGGTGGCACCGGCTGCGTAGGCGATCTCCCGCAGGACCCCCTCCCACTTCTTCTCATCCTCGTTGAAcctgaggggaagggaaagcaggTACCAGGATGGGAGTTTTATCAAACGGAGGATGGGCAGGGACCCTGCAAGGCTGGGTGGCTGGTGCCCCAGGCCCACCTTCAAGGATGTCTGTTTCTAAACAATTGTCCTGCGCTAAAGTGGGATCCCACAACAGACACTCTAAGAAGACGCCCTGCAGTGTGGAGCAGCCCCCTCCCGGGAAAAGCCGCCTCCAGGGCCCCCACACTCCTCAAAGTTCACTGCCCTTGGGGAAGATTTCCAGTCCCCAAAGTCAAGTCTCTTCTCCTGAGACTTCTGTACACGGAAGAAGTTCCCGAGATGACTGACCTTCTTCCCCCACCAGGAGAGGGTGTGAGGGGAAAAACAGCTCTCAGAACCTGGGTCTAGCCACCCCCCCCACTCCTAGCCTCACTGCCCCTCTAGACAGGGGACCCAGGAAATGGGGAGACCAGACTCAGGACTGTGCCTGCCACTTGGGCGTGACTCCTGTCTGTGACCCACTGGGGCTCCACGGGGGGGGGCCGGCTATGGCTTGCAGCTTGCGACAAGCCAGGGCGGAGCAGCTGTTTGCTGTCCTTGCGTTGGGACACTCAGCATCCACCCCCCACCAGCAGCTCAAGGTCGGACTCACCTCCATATGTCATTGAGCTCCGTGGGGACCAGCTCTCCAGACTCGGTCTCCAGAGTGGCAAAGCCACCCAGGGCATAGAGAGTGCCAGCTAAGCTGACCAGGCTGAGGGAGCTACGCTCCTGTGGGAAGGCCTCGAAGGAGGACCACCTAGGGACAGGGGAGCTGTGAGCAATCCAGGCTTCTGCGAGCCCAGCCCCCCGTTCCCACCATCACAGCACCCATCGCCCCTGGGACTCTGGATTCTAGATTGCCTTCTCTGGGTGTTGTCCTGTTCACTGAGCTCCAATCGCCCACAATGCTCAGTCGCCTCAGCCATGCTCCCAATCACTCTGACCCCTAcgtccctcctcctcccttccccaccacTCTGCCATCAACCCAGCCTGCACAGGGAATGGACAGCCCTGCTCTGTTTGTCCCTCGACCTGGGCTCAGGCTGTGGCTGCCACTGATGGCCCTGTTCCTTTGAATGCCCTCCATCCTGATGCTCCTTCTGGTGTCTGCTCCCCACCTTTCTGTTACGGGAGGCTTCTCCTGCACACCCCCAGATACCCTAATTCTACATCTCCTGAATGGACCTCCAATTTGCTGCCTAACTCCCCAACAACTGGTCCTTTAGACTTTCTCAAAAGCATCCATTTCACCCTCTTTCCTATCCAACATCCTACCCACCACTAACCTCAAAGGATGCCTGTTGGAAATGCAGCTCCTCTTCCCCATCCGGTTCCTTAGAAACCATGCTCCACTTTCTCCCCTTGGCCCTTTCCTATACATCTAGAAATCTGTCACCCCTTGTCTCAGCCGCAACCAGACCCCTCTGTCTCTGAGAAATCCCCTAATCTGCTGTCCTGTGAGAGCCAGTGAGACAGGGAGCTTAAACTCACAGGAGACATTTCACTGGACTTAACCCCTCACCTCTCCCACTCCAGAACCTTCCCACATCCCTTTGCCTACCAACCTCCATTTTCCTGAGCATGGTCTTTCTTCTAGGGGCCCCATCTTTTGGTGTTGGGTACCCACGAACCACTATCTTTGCTGGATGGGGCCAGATAGCTTCTCAGAGGAGAGGGACCTACTTCAATACCAATGTCCAAGTCAACATGAAGATCTGACCTGGGTCTATGACCCTCAGTAGGGCAGACAGGGCTGATgcagaggaggaggggtgggggaagggaccTACTTGTTGTCTGCAATGCTGTACACCTCTGCGGAGCTGGTAAGCCCTGTGTCTGTCACCCCTGCAGCCACAAAGATGCGGCCATCATGAACGGTGGCCCCGAAGAGCGAGCGGGCTGTCTGCATGGGTGCCAGCTCCTTCCACTCAAACTTCTTGGGGTCGTAGACACACATCGTGTTTAGACATTTCCTGTGGGTGGACAGAGTGAGTGGAGAGGAGGCTGGGACAACTGCCTGGCCCCCAGCCACAGAGaggctcctcccaccagcctGAACCTCACCTGTCCTTGCCTTTGCCGCCAATGACGTAGACGAGGTCCATGTGGGAAAGCACTGTGTGGCCGTACACTGCATAGGGCAGTGGGTCCGATTCACCCCATTTGAATGACCTGGAGGGGACGGGAGGGACAGGAGCATCAAGTCTGGTTCTCGGCATCCACACCCACAATACAACACACAACAAAGTGCACTCAGATCCTTCCCGGGCCCCCTCCCCTGACGTCTTGGGCCTTTGTACCAGCCGACCTGTCCCTCTGCTCCAGGGTTTACTTTTCAGGTCTCCAGCCAATGCTTGCACATCTGTGCAGGCCTCCTGGCTGTCCCAAGTGGTCctagcccctccctccccagggccCTGTTCCAGGCCACCCTGTCCCCAAGGCAGCCTTGCCCCGCCCACTTACAGCCGGTCGTAGCACAAGACTGAGTCCAGGCTGTCCTCGCTGTCCTTGAGCTCCCGGCCGCCGACCACGTAGATGGCGTTGAGAGCCTCCCCCAGGCCGAAGAGGCAGCGTGGTGAGGGGAGTGGCGGCATCCCCAGCCACTCAGAGTCCAAGTGGTCAAACTGTGAGCAGGCAGTGTCCTTGGGTCAGCCACCAACAACCTCCTATATAACCTCCTGGACTGGCCCAGCCAAATCCCACAGAGAGGAGTTCTTCCCTCTGAGAGAACTTGACTCTAAGAACTTGACTCTTGGGTGACCCTCTACACAAGCTTCCATCCCACCTTCTGCACCTGCCTAACCCACGGTTACAGGCACAAGGGCCACGGATTATATGGATGGACACTTGATAGTATTTAACCTCTGTTCAGCTTTTTCAAGCATGGAAGAGTGTCCCACACCCAGAGGCCCAGAGAGAAGAAACTTCGCACCATAGTCAGCCTGGGGGAGCTGCCCCTCACCTACGCCAGCTGTGAGGCCTGTGGACTTAAACTTGGCACCCAGCTGCCCGGCGGCTCCTCACTTCCTGTACCAGCTTGTCTGGTCCTGCTGTCACATGCTCACCAACCAGTCCGGGTCGCCATCAGTGTTaaccccctcccccttcccatctCCAGATTTCACCCAACTGACAAGGCTCAAGACCATAGGATCAGACTGTAGATTCTCCAAGGTACTGCAGTCATATGGCCAACCTGGACCAGGGTTTCCCCTCACCCAGTTCCTCCTGAGCCTCATTCCCTCCCATCCCCAAGCCCCAACCGTGAAAGGAGAAGGCAAGGTGCTCCCGCTGTGATAATCTGTTTTTCCCACCTGTCCTGGTACTTCTGCTCAGTTCACTGTTCTTCTCTGTCCCTGACACCCAACCCCCCCCACTCAGGGTCAGGGCCTCCAGCTCCCCAGATTGCTGGGGCCTAACGACCCCCAAACACAGCCACCAGACTTACTTAGAGCTCTAGGGAAACTGCTTTTAACTCTTCTCCCTTGAAGCAAGTGGCTGCTAGCCAAAGGTCCTAGACCCAAGGACAGCACTCAAGTAGACACAGGCCCCTCCCATGCCCCAAGGCTGCCTCCTAGTACCCAGAACCCAGAGCCAGTCCCTAGTTCCCAAGGCTGGCCAATCACCTGCAGAAAGTAAGCACTcatagggtcctccttgttatccTCATTGTAGAAGAGGCCACCGGCCACAAAGATCTGGTTCTCCTTGGTCACCAGGCTGACGTGGTTCTTGGGGATCTGGGTGGACAGGGAGGCACAGTAGCACTCGTTGGCAGCTGGGTCGTAGGCCACAGCGCCCTCCTCACTGATCATGAAGATAAGGTCTTGCAGGAACATTCCGAAGCGCAGGGTATCATTGAGGATACCAGGTAGCACTCGCTCCTCATCGTCCCCAGCCTTGGCGTCTGCTGCGCCCTGGTTGGCCTCCTTGGTCTTGGCTGTTTCCTggcccttctccttcttcttgcgCAGTGTAGTGAGGCGGCCCTCGTGAGCGTCCTTCACCATCTGAACCTTGCGCAGCAGCTCGGGCTGGGCGCGCACGAGTGGGTGGCGCTCCACGCGGCTCTCCAGGAAGGCGCGAGGCAGCAGGCGACAGCGAATGCTCTCGAAGACCGTAGGTAGTGCGCGCTGGCGCTCTGCCTGTGCCTCGGCATCGCCGCTGCCGGCCCAGCGCATCACCGCCTCGAACACCGCTTCCTCCTTCTCCACGTTGAGGCCGTCGCTGGAGATGATGGCGATCAGCTCGTCTGCTGAGAGCCCCAGGAAGTCATTGTCGCGCGCCACCAGCGGGAAGCGCGAGCAGATGAAGTCGCGCGCCGCCACCGCCAGGCGCGCGCAGTCCAGTAGGAGGCCGAGGCGGAAGACAGCCAGGCAATTGGCCAAGCATAGGCGCTTCTGCAGGAACGACACGCAGATGGTGAAGATGGATGGGATCTGGAATCGGTGCGCCGCCGCGAACAGGTCCTGCACGTTTGCCTCGTCCAGCGCGATTTCCGACGTGTAGAGGTAGTGCAGCACCTGGGACACCACGTCGGGCGACACCTCCTCCAGGCGCAGCTCTCCCGCGCCATCGGGCTCGGCCAGGAAGCGCGCGCGGAAGTAGGGGCTGCAGGCCGCCAGTACCAGGCGGTGGCACGGGAACTCGCGCTCGCCCACGCGCACCACGCAGTCCAGGAACTTGCCATGGTCCAGCATGTCCTTGAGGCCGTCCTGAAGGAGCGTCTGCTGGTACAGCCGCTGCTCCTCCGCCTGCTCCAAACCCAGGGTCATGGTGCGCTGCTCCCTGGAACACAGCAAGCCTGTGTGGTCAAGGGCTGCTCGGCACACTTCTGCTGTCCTGTGGGGTTGCGCTCTGACTGCGCAGCTGTCTGCGCTGGGCTATATATAGAGGATGTCTGGACCCTGTAAGAGGAGCCGCTTGGCCTCCTGCACATGACATACAGGGGACAGCTGGGCAGAGGCCCTCTCCCTGAGCACCCTTGACTCAGCGCTCGGACTCATGGGGCGAGGGTGGGGTCCGTCTGGGCCTTTTCAGAACTGGAAGGTCTCTCGGCCCTATAGATATACGGCTGCCCATAGAGGGATCCGGTCCCTCTTCAggactcttccttcctccctgccttccaggCTTGTGTGCTCACAGCCTTCCCCACAGAGCATATCTCTCGTGACCATTTCTGGTTAACCGATCGTTTGTGTTTCCTGCTTGGTGAACGTGTCCCTGGCAATTACTGCTTAGAGACCTTGGGGCCCGCTTTCAAAATGGGAAGGGGTTTCCTGTCTGCTCCCAGCGCAGAGACCTTCCCTTTCTGTAAAGAAACCCCTTAAGCCAACCGGAGTAGGTGTTTCTCTGTTGAGCCTCGGTTTCCTTCCCTCCCACTCAATTTGAAGAGGCGCTAGAATCCAAGGGCCTCTGCTCAGCTTTGTTGAGGGCAAGAGACCTTGGGGCAGGATGCTCCAGGGAGGACTCGAAGGTGTCAGGTCTGCTAGAAAATTAGATTCCTAGGATTCTACTATTCTGGGTGTTCAGACCTTCAAATTCTTAATATTCCAGGGAATGCCATTTGGAATCATAGAGTACGTTAGCGGCATTCCCCAGGATCTGTTCAGTGCTCAGGGACTGTGCTTGTCTCTGCCCATTGTCCTTGGTTCACCTTAGGTTCCCAGTGTTCCTGCCTGACCTTGGGCCCCTGCAGCCTCACTGTGATTTCAGTCAGGAGTTGGGTTGAGACTGAGCATAGGACATCTAGAAGCCCACCTTGCTGTGGACTCCTGCCCACCCCCTAACCCACACGTGGGCTTCTGCCTCCAAGATTCATGCATTCCCCAAGCTCCTGAGGCTGCAGCTGTGGGTTAAATTTAGCCCTGGGACACTGGTAGGAGGTGTAACAGAGCACTCCCCCCACCATGCCTCTGAGTCACTTGTTTTTAACCTTGAGCTTCTGGGGGGAGATAGGAGAAAAAACCTGGGGGGGGGACTGAGTCACCTCCCCTTTTGTGATTCGGGaaacagccctgcctgtccctcaGGAGTGGTGCACTGACAGTCACCCAGTTCTATGGGGCACATCCCTGGACAGGGTCCAGAGGTGGGTTGCCCACCTTCCTGCTGCTTATAGGGCAACCTTAGGGTGGGCTAGGAGGGCTTCCATCCCAGCTCTGGACAGTGGGGCATTTCTAGACAACATCACCCATAATTTGCTGGGTCTCACAGCTGAGCCAGAGCAGACACGCCCATCTCTGACATCTTGGAGACGGCTCCACGAGTGAATAAAAAAGTCTGTGATCACAGCCCCACTTTCCAAAGACCTGAATAGAAGACACTGACTGAAAATGAATTTATAGCCACCAGATGACTTAATGTCATATTTTAGGTTTATGACAGATTCTACGGTGCTCACTCGCTACCAGGCTTCCCGGGAGAACATTTAATGTGACTCATTCATCCATCCAAAGCCTACTGTGTACTAACACGGGTTAGCGGCGGTTGAGTCCGTTGTGAGCACCACCCCTCTGGAGCCTACATCTGCTGGGGTGAGCATCATGGCGAGAGAGCCACAGATCAGTGCCTCATCCCGAGTGCTGGAGACGGGTGAAGCGGGTGACGAGGGACTTGGAGGTGCTGGGCACGGCAGAACTAGGTGGAGCTGTTCCACCTGCCTCCAGCTGGAGATGACGACCCAAGCCTGCTGGTTCCTGACCCGACCTATCAACAAGGCAGGGCGGGAGGCCCATTCCTGTCACAAACTGACCCACGTGCCTCCACAAGTCCATGCGGGGGCTGCCACCGGATGATGAAGCAGGAGTCACACCAAGGCTGTGTCCTGGGCCTGAGACTCATTTTCCTGCTCAGAGACACAAGAGTGGCCGAGGGAATCCCCTCTGTCTTCAGGCAGTATTTGCAGGAGTAAGATTTAAAGACGCACAGGCCTCTGAAGATTACACGGTGCCTTGAACCTGAGTTCACAAAAGCAGACAGGGGTCAGGCTGGGGGAGGGATCAGGAGGGgccaggctgggggaggggttcAAGTAGAGTACTTGGTTTTGAACTGggaaaaaataattcaagaaagACAAGGAGCACTAAACTTAAACAATCTGACTGCTTATGgcaataaaggagagagagagagagag
Proteins encoded in this region:
- the Klhl40 gene encoding kelch-like protein 40, translating into MTLGLEQAEEQRLYQQTLLQDGLKDMLDHGKFLDCVVRVGEREFPCHRLVLAACSPYFRARFLAEPDGAGELRLEEVSPDVVSQVLHYLYTSEIALDEANVQDLFAAAHRFQIPSIFTICVSFLQKRLCLANCLAVFRLGLLLDCARLAVAARDFICSRFPLVARDNDFLGLSADELIAIISSDGLNVEKEEAVFEAVMRWAGSGDAEAQAERQRALPTVFESIRCRLLPRAFLESRVERHPLVRAQPELLRKVQMVKDAHEGRLTTLRKKKEKGQETAKTKEANQGAADAKAGDDEERVLPGILNDTLRFGMFLQDLIFMISEEGAVAYDPAANECYCASLSTQIPKNHVSLVTKENQIFVAGGLFYNEDNKEDPMSAYFLQFDHLDSEWLGMPPLPSPRCLFGLGEALNAIYVVGGRELKDSEDSLDSVLCYDRLSFKWGESDPLPYAVYGHTVLSHMDLVYVIGGKGKDRKCLNTMCVYDPKKFEWKELAPMQTARSLFGATVHDGRIFVAAGVTDTGLTSSAEVYSIADNKWSSFEAFPQERSSLSLVSLAGTLYALGGFATLETESGELVPTELNDIWRFNEDEKKWEGVLREIAYAAGATFLPVRLNVLRLTKM